One segment of Mycolicibacterium sp. YH-1 DNA contains the following:
- a CDS encoding LLM class flavin-dependent oxidoreductase, producing the protein MTLKQALNVPNVGNPNAIVELAMQAEEAGWDGFFVWDTLQTDASQRVDVLDPASLLSAIAVSTSRIALGPMVIALPRRRPWKVAKEIITIDHLARGRVIAGFGLGAPPKEEFADFGEPTDLRARAELLDEGLGIIDAMFAGETLDHAGPAYTVRAHLSPRGYQHPRPPIWVASIGTNRGPLARARRWDGVFTLTKDFQGLTPADVHAWRDRIDRDDNYVITTTARAGIRSRDLEVAGLNWRVSEPPRLHNDWISDLRPLVLAGPDASDF; encoded by the coding sequence ATGACCCTCAAACAGGCACTCAACGTACCCAACGTCGGAAACCCCAACGCCATCGTCGAATTGGCGATGCAGGCCGAAGAGGCGGGGTGGGACGGGTTCTTCGTCTGGGACACCCTGCAGACCGATGCGTCTCAGCGCGTCGACGTGCTTGACCCCGCTTCGCTCCTCTCGGCGATCGCCGTGTCGACCTCAAGGATCGCACTCGGTCCCATGGTCATCGCGCTCCCACGTCGGCGCCCCTGGAAGGTGGCCAAGGAGATCATCACCATCGATCATCTGGCCCGCGGCCGCGTCATCGCCGGGTTCGGACTGGGTGCCCCGCCCAAGGAGGAGTTCGCCGACTTTGGCGAGCCGACCGACCTCCGGGCGCGCGCCGAACTACTGGACGAGGGCCTCGGCATCATCGACGCGATGTTCGCCGGCGAAACGCTTGACCACGCGGGGCCCGCGTACACGGTGCGCGCGCATCTGAGTCCGAGGGGATATCAACATCCACGGCCGCCGATCTGGGTCGCATCCATTGGCACCAACCGTGGTCCGTTGGCGCGCGCTCGGCGATGGGACGGAGTCTTCACCCTCACCAAGGACTTTCAAGGGCTCACCCCCGCCGACGTGCACGCGTGGAGGGACAGGATCGACCGTGATGACAATTACGTCATCACCACCACCGCCCGCGCCGGAATCCGCTCCCGCGACCTCGAAGTCGCCGGGCTGAACTGGCGCGTCAGCGAACCGCCGCGCCTTCACAACGACTGGATCAGCGACCTGCGCCCGCTGGTACTCGCTGGACCCGACGCATCAGACTTCTGA
- a CDS encoding aldehyde dehydrogenase (NADP(+)) gives MTHVAGVDPRTATPLPAVTEETPDHQVDTIAEHAAAASAGLEAMGRDGRGELLDAMAEAVEQHRDELVRTAALETGFATAKLDGELTRAAYQLRFFADVIRDGSYLEATIDRAGTTPMGPRPDLRRMLVPIGPVAVFGASNFPFAFSVLGGDTASALAAGSPVVVKAHASHPATSKLSFDVLAEAAAQTPAPEGVIGIAYGRDAGAHLVAHPAIQAVGFTGSLSGGKALLDIINRRTDPIPFYGELSSLNPVIVTPAAAAERGDTIGADLVASFTLGAGQLCTKPGLVLVPDNAAGDALAGAVRKALADVAAAPLLNERIFDSYRSGTRDLREHRHLATLGDPGEDLTDAGFTVEPIAFETAVANLHEDLVTEIFGPVTVLVRYPAADVEAATRSTLEVLPHSLTATILHGADEDALVARLTEITRSAAGRIVYNGFPTGVAVSWAQTHGGPWPSTNSLHTSVGATAIRRFLRPVTYQNAPESVLPEELRDGFGAIVRRLNGVLMLPG, from the coding sequence ATGACCCACGTCGCTGGCGTTGATCCCCGCACCGCAACCCCACTCCCGGCCGTCACCGAGGAAACCCCCGATCACCAGGTCGACACCATCGCCGAGCACGCCGCGGCCGCCAGTGCAGGCCTAGAGGCCATGGGCCGCGACGGACGCGGTGAGCTACTCGACGCCATGGCCGAGGCGGTGGAGCAGCACCGCGACGAACTCGTCAGAACTGCCGCGCTCGAAACCGGCTTCGCCACAGCAAAACTCGACGGCGAGCTGACCCGCGCCGCTTATCAGCTTCGATTCTTCGCCGACGTCATTCGCGACGGCAGTTACCTCGAAGCCACCATCGACCGCGCAGGCACCACGCCGATGGGCCCGCGACCGGACCTGCGGCGAATGCTGGTGCCGATCGGACCGGTCGCGGTCTTCGGAGCCAGCAACTTCCCCTTCGCGTTCTCGGTGCTGGGCGGGGACACTGCGTCGGCGCTGGCCGCCGGAAGCCCCGTGGTGGTGAAGGCACACGCCTCCCACCCGGCCACCTCCAAACTGTCGTTCGATGTGTTGGCCGAGGCGGCCGCCCAGACACCGGCACCCGAGGGCGTGATCGGCATCGCGTACGGACGCGATGCCGGTGCTCACCTCGTTGCCCATCCCGCCATCCAGGCCGTCGGCTTCACCGGCTCCCTGAGCGGCGGAAAAGCCCTGCTGGACATCATCAACCGACGTACCGACCCAATCCCGTTCTACGGCGAGCTGAGCAGCCTCAACCCGGTGATCGTCACGCCTGCGGCTGCCGCGGAGCGCGGCGACACGATCGGGGCGGATCTGGTCGCCTCGTTCACACTCGGAGCCGGCCAACTGTGCACCAAGCCGGGCCTGGTCCTCGTCCCCGACAACGCCGCCGGCGATGCCCTCGCCGGCGCGGTGCGGAAAGCCCTGGCCGACGTGGCCGCAGCTCCCCTGCTCAACGAGCGCATCTTCGATAGCTACCGCAGCGGAACCCGCGACCTCCGGGAGCATCGACACCTCGCCACCCTTGGTGATCCTGGCGAGGATCTCACCGATGCCGGTTTCACCGTCGAGCCGATCGCCTTCGAGACCGCCGTCGCGAATCTGCACGAAGATCTCGTCACAGAGATCTTCGGCCCGGTAACCGTTCTCGTGCGTTACCCGGCAGCCGACGTCGAGGCAGCCACCCGTTCGACCCTGGAGGTGCTACCGCACTCGTTGACGGCCACCATCCTCCACGGCGCTGACGAGGACGCCCTGGTGGCCCGGCTCACCGAGATCACGCGATCGGCGGCCGGGCGCATCGTCTACAACGGATTCCCCACCGGCGTCGCGGTGTCGTGGGCCCAGACGCACGGTGGACCGTGGCCGTCGACGAACTCATTGCACACCTCGGTCGGGGCCACCGCGATCCGCCGCTTCCTGCGGCCGGTGACCTACCAGAACGCACCGGAGTCGGTACTGCCCGAAGAGCTGCGCGACGGCTTCGGCGCCATCGTGCGCAGGCTCAACGGCGTCCTGATGCTGCCTGGCTGA
- a CDS encoding acyl-CoA thioesterase, producing the protein MTVLMSPDMANFSGNVHGGAILKILDQVAYACASTFARSYVVTLSVDRVLFREAIHVGELVTFSAAINYTGRTSMEVGIRVDTVEPRTGVTRHTNSCYFTMISVDSDGNPVQVPPLQPRDPLAMRRYEDARRRRRAQRRQFEGEHACEPIE; encoded by the coding sequence ATGACCGTTCTGATGTCTCCAGACATGGCGAACTTCTCGGGCAACGTGCACGGCGGCGCCATTCTGAAGATCCTCGATCAGGTCGCCTACGCGTGCGCGAGCACCTTCGCCCGCAGTTACGTGGTGACACTGTCGGTGGACCGGGTGCTCTTTCGCGAGGCCATCCACGTAGGTGAACTGGTCACGTTCTCGGCGGCCATCAACTACACCGGACGCACCTCGATGGAGGTCGGCATCAGAGTCGACACCGTCGAGCCCCGCACCGGCGTCACCCGGCACACCAACAGCTGCTACTTCACCATGATCTCGGTGGACAGCGACGGTAATCCCGTGCAGGTACCACCGTTGCAGCCGCGCGACCCGCTTGCCATGCGCCGTTATGAGGACGCCCGCCGGCGTCGACGTGCACAACGGCGCCAGTTCGAGGGCGAACACGCCTGCGAACCCATCGAGTGA
- a CDS encoding putative nucleotidyltransferase substrate binding domain-containing protein, with product MREYVDFLGGQPPYDALDATDLEALARLVEVEYFAAGTAIVTAGDTMLTHFYVVRSGEVEVVDRERVIDVLGVGETFGQTSVLSGLRPALTVRASSDTLCYLFPDPRPHLRRPDRLQFSHCGSLVTRERLTRSGLVDQAMRSARDQMRPVVWCPMHGDVADAATAMTEAGQSCALVQGRDGRIGIVTDSDFRVGLANGTLTAHTSIHSLASFPAAGVSADTLVGEAFLKMVECGYHHVVVTGARDEPVGILRVVDLASAEVRNPLIIRRAIDDAGTIEDLARAAALVPGTWLDLCDTGISVMHTAALLSAVIDALAARVIDLTDAGDDAVPHQTSWMLLGAVARREPLPRSTLSTALVWQDLPNGPPPDSALRRWAARVIENMQRCRLNVGVEQMGATNPVFARSRAELATLASSWISTPTQDNAIMLSSIIADSRPVTGMVVGRSVSDAMLATARSREYLTRLLRHTIAARPPVGFVRDFVVEHSGVHRGHLDLKAGGLLPITSLGRWIAIVTGDDRGNTLTRLQRGQSAGLLTDDESETLTRAYEYIYGLLLDKEISGMRANHVRQTTWVSPKDLDTLTRRYLREAFRSVAEVQDRLSADWVGRLG from the coding sequence ATGCGCGAGTACGTGGACTTCCTCGGTGGTCAGCCCCCATACGACGCACTGGACGCCACCGATCTAGAGGCGCTCGCGCGGCTGGTCGAGGTCGAGTACTTCGCCGCGGGCACCGCGATCGTCACCGCTGGCGACACCATGCTGACGCACTTCTACGTCGTGCGCTCAGGGGAGGTGGAGGTCGTGGATCGCGAACGCGTGATCGATGTCCTGGGCGTCGGCGAGACGTTCGGTCAGACCTCGGTGCTCTCGGGGCTTCGTCCTGCGCTCACCGTGCGCGCTTCGAGCGACACCCTGTGCTACCTATTCCCGGATCCCCGGCCCCACCTACGCCGTCCGGATCGGTTGCAGTTCAGTCATTGCGGGTCGTTGGTGACCCGCGAGCGGCTGACCCGTTCGGGCCTGGTCGATCAGGCGATGCGATCGGCGCGGGATCAGATGCGGCCCGTCGTGTGGTGCCCGATGCACGGCGACGTCGCCGATGCTGCGACGGCCATGACCGAGGCCGGACAGTCCTGCGCCCTGGTCCAGGGCCGCGACGGACGAATCGGGATAGTCACCGACAGCGACTTCCGAGTCGGCCTCGCCAACGGAACCTTGACTGCCCACACGTCGATTCACAGCCTGGCATCGTTCCCCGCGGCGGGCGTCAGCGCCGACACCCTGGTCGGGGAGGCGTTTCTCAAGATGGTGGAATGCGGCTACCACCACGTCGTCGTCACCGGCGCCCGGGACGAGCCGGTCGGCATTCTGCGGGTTGTTGACCTTGCATCAGCGGAGGTCCGCAATCCGCTGATCATCAGACGGGCCATCGACGACGCCGGCACCATCGAGGACCTCGCGCGGGCAGCGGCGCTGGTCCCCGGGACCTGGTTGGACCTGTGCGACACCGGCATATCCGTCATGCACACCGCGGCGTTGTTATCGGCGGTCATCGACGCTCTCGCGGCGCGAGTCATCGACCTCACCGATGCCGGAGATGACGCCGTTCCCCACCAGACATCGTGGATGTTGCTGGGGGCAGTCGCACGACGCGAACCCCTGCCACGTTCCACTCTGAGCACAGCTCTCGTGTGGCAGGACCTGCCGAACGGCCCGCCCCCTGACTCCGCCCTGCGTCGCTGGGCGGCACGCGTGATCGAGAACATGCAGCGATGTCGCCTCAACGTCGGAGTCGAGCAGATGGGCGCCACCAACCCGGTGTTCGCGCGATCACGAGCGGAACTCGCAACCCTGGCCAGTTCGTGGATCAGCACGCCCACCCAGGACAACGCGATAATGCTCTCGTCGATCATCGCCGACAGCCGGCCGGTGACCGGGATGGTCGTGGGGCGCTCCGTCTCCGATGCAATGCTCGCCACCGCGCGAAGCCGCGAGTACCTCACGCGCCTGCTGCGCCACACCATAGCGGCTCGGCCGCCGGTCGGATTCGTCCGGGATTTCGTGGTCGAGCACTCCGGTGTGCACCGCGGCCACCTGGATCTCAAAGCCGGAGGTCTACTGCCGATCACGTCGCTGGGCCGGTGGATCGCCATCGTGACCGGCGACGACCGGGGAAACACGTTGACGCGCCTGCAACGCGGTCAGTCTGCTGGCCTGCTCACCGACGACGAGTCCGAGACTCTGACCCGAGCCTACGAGTACATCTACGGACTGCTCCTGGACAAGGAGATATCCGGCATGCGCGCCAATCACGTCAGGCAGACAACCTGGGTCTCCCCGAAAGACCTGGACACCCTTACGCGTAGATACCTACGCGAGGCATTCCGATCAGTTGCCGAGGTCCAGGACCGACTCAGTGCGGACTGGGTGGGGCGGCTCGGGTGA
- a CDS encoding SDR family NAD(P)-dependent oxidoreductase gives MALPVTIITGASSGIGAATAQLLAQRGHAVALLARSEVALREVAAGLPDGTKFLVQPCDVTSPEQVTDAVGAVVDELGTPFGLINAAGVCVPGALPQTTADNWHTTLGVNLTGTFLMCQAVVAAMCASGEVGSIVNLGSEAASIGMPHYSAYCASKAGVLGLTRALAAELAPRVRVNALCPGPVDTPMLHSELALAPDLDRAYEAEVGRVPLRAIATAAEVADAAVWLLHAGTATGTALALDGGTTAACYGSAPHQH, from the coding sequence ATGGCATTACCCGTAACCATCATCACTGGAGCATCCTCCGGCATCGGCGCGGCCACTGCACAGCTGCTGGCTCAGCGCGGACATGCTGTCGCGCTGCTGGCGCGCAGCGAGGTAGCGCTGCGAGAGGTCGCGGCGGGCCTTCCTGACGGCACCAAGTTCTTGGTGCAGCCCTGCGACGTGACCTCCCCCGAGCAGGTCACCGATGCGGTCGGCGCCGTCGTGGACGAACTGGGAACACCATTCGGGTTGATCAACGCCGCAGGTGTCTGCGTTCCGGGAGCGCTGCCGCAGACCACCGCGGACAACTGGCACACGACGCTGGGCGTCAACCTCACCGGCACCTTCCTCATGTGCCAGGCCGTGGTGGCAGCCATGTGTGCCTCCGGGGAAGTGGGCAGCATCGTCAACTTGGGCTCTGAAGCCGCGTCGATCGGGATGCCGCACTACTCGGCGTACTGCGCGAGTAAGGCCGGTGTCCTCGGACTCACCAGAGCCCTGGCCGCCGAATTGGCCCCCCGGGTGCGGGTCAACGCGTTGTGCCCGGGACCGGTCGACACCCCGATGCTGCACAGCGAGCTTGCCTTGGCCCCAGACCTCGATCGGGCCTACGAGGCCGAGGTCGGTCGAGTTCCGCTGCGCGCCATCGCCACCGCCGCCGAGGTCGCCGACGCCGCGGTGTGGCTGCTGCACGCCGGCACCGCCACGGGCACCGCGCTCGCGCTCGACGGAGGGACCACGGCGGCGTGCTACGGCTCGGCGCCGCACCAGCACTAG
- a CDS encoding PolC-type DNA polymerase III, protein MKLNLRRGQSHPLRRPWRDVEYAVVDLETTGLNLRRDSIVSYGATIIRGGRIIAAENRYGLVHPDSAVSPESMTIHSLLPSDLRDAPPISEAVTTVDQMLTGRVLVAHAAWVEQAFLTRAFKACGKRLRCSIIDTAAMARAAGTRASRCSGEPDLEVLATEVGLPVVSPHHALGDATTTAQVFLALATTLVHRGYSTAHDLIELTAADRPWPH, encoded by the coding sequence GTGAAGCTGAATCTGCGGCGCGGCCAGTCCCACCCACTTCGACGGCCCTGGCGAGACGTGGAGTACGCCGTCGTCGATCTGGAGACCACCGGGCTGAACCTGCGCCGGGACAGCATCGTGTCGTATGGCGCGACGATCATCCGGGGCGGACGAATCATCGCTGCTGAGAACAGATACGGACTGGTGCACCCTGACAGCGCGGTTTCGCCCGAATCGATGACCATCCATAGCCTGCTTCCCTCCGACCTACGCGACGCGCCACCGATCTCCGAGGCTGTCACGACGGTCGACCAGATGCTCACCGGCCGCGTGCTCGTCGCCCACGCCGCCTGGGTGGAGCAGGCCTTCTTGACGCGCGCTTTCAAGGCGTGTGGAAAACGGCTGCGCTGCAGCATCATCGACACCGCGGCGATGGCGCGCGCGGCCGGCACTCGCGCTTCGCGTTGTAGTGGCGAACCCGACCTGGAAGTCCTGGCAACAGAAGTCGGCCTTCCTGTCGTGAGCCCGCATCACGCGCTGGGCGACGCCACGACCACCGCCCAGGTCTTCCTGGCGCTCGCCACCACATTGGTGCACCGCGGCTACTCCACTGCTCACGATCTCATCGAGCTGACCGCCGCCGATCGCCCCTGGCCACACTGA
- a CDS encoding APC family permease, which yields MTIDNPPPVAPGNGESLAYVAANDESHLQKYGYKQELNRALGLFSSFGVQFTSISVGSVVFTTIIVGFGFFGPASFWPFIIGGTLQVFGVGLAVAQLVSAFPLSGGVYQIISRLAPKQQWLAWQGGWWLVIAHTVAVAALSVSMVPFIAGWFGLGELSGTQITLFAIGIIVLVTLVNIAGVKAAALLNNIGVVAEAAIIIMVIVALVVTKYDRAPASVLFDTAGTVGPGGNVAWIGFLFAMILPAYTISSFDATGNAAEETKNAARNAAWGTVLANTAALIGGTIFFYLLVRAIPDVGAVMESATPVKLILDSAVGSTLTTIFEAVAIVALMACIAMLQLTAVRVVWSQARDRQMPAAHWLHKLNGNRIPMNATFVVTLISILVCCWSSLLSVLSAMTALAWAMAYGVVVAVGFVAVLGKKLPDHPFNLKGASPFVFAVAIIWSIVLCALLVWSDWLRVGVGMLVAIAIGFGIYALIPSAHRGKLEREGIHD from the coding sequence ATGACAATTGACAACCCCCCGCCCGTCGCGCCGGGCAATGGCGAATCGTTGGCCTACGTCGCAGCCAACGACGAGAGCCATCTGCAGAAGTACGGCTACAAGCAGGAACTCAACCGAGCACTCGGCCTGTTCTCGTCCTTCGGCGTGCAGTTCACCTCGATCTCGGTGGGCTCGGTGGTGTTCACCACGATCATCGTCGGCTTCGGTTTCTTCGGTCCGGCGTCCTTCTGGCCGTTCATCATCGGCGGCACGCTGCAGGTTTTCGGCGTGGGATTGGCTGTCGCTCAGTTGGTCTCGGCGTTCCCGCTCTCCGGCGGGGTCTACCAGATCATCAGTCGCCTGGCGCCGAAGCAGCAGTGGCTGGCCTGGCAGGGCGGCTGGTGGCTGGTCATCGCCCACACCGTGGCCGTGGCCGCGCTATCGGTGAGCATGGTGCCCTTCATCGCGGGCTGGTTCGGCCTGGGTGAGCTCTCCGGCACCCAGATCACCCTGTTCGCCATCGGCATCATCGTTCTGGTCACCCTGGTCAACATCGCGGGTGTGAAGGCTGCCGCCCTACTCAACAACATCGGTGTCGTCGCCGAAGCCGCGATCATCATCATGGTCATCGTCGCGCTCGTGGTCACCAAGTACGACCGCGCACCGGCGTCGGTGCTGTTCGACACCGCAGGCACCGTCGGACCCGGTGGCAACGTCGCCTGGATCGGCTTCCTGTTCGCGATGATCCTGCCCGCCTACACGATCTCCAGCTTCGATGCGACCGGCAACGCCGCCGAGGAGACCAAGAACGCCGCCCGCAACGCCGCGTGGGGAACCGTGCTGGCCAATACCGCAGCACTCATCGGCGGCACCATCTTCTTCTACCTGCTGGTGCGGGCCATCCCCGACGTCGGCGCCGTGATGGAGAGCGCCACCCCCGTCAAGCTGATCCTCGACTCGGCCGTGGGCAGCACGCTGACCACCATCTTCGAGGCCGTGGCGATCGTCGCCTTGATGGCGTGCATCGCCATGCTGCAGCTGACTGCGGTCCGTGTGGTTTGGTCGCAGGCCCGCGACCGCCAGATGCCTGCGGCGCACTGGTTGCACAAGCTCAACGGCAACCGCATCCCGATGAACGCCACCTTCGTGGTCACCCTCATCTCGATCCTGGTGTGCTGCTGGTCCTCACTGCTGAGCGTGCTCTCGGCCATGACGGCACTGGCGTGGGCGATGGCCTACGGCGTGGTCGTCGCAGTGGGCTTCGTCGCTGTGCTCGGCAAGAAGCTGCCCGACCATCCCTTCAACCTGAAAGGGGCCTCACCGTTCGTGTTCGCCGTGGCGATCATCTGGTCGATCGTGCTGTGCGCCCTCTTGGTGTGGTCGGACTGGCTGCGGGTCGGCGTGGGCATGCTGGTCGCTATCGCCATCGGATTCGGCATCTACGCACTCATCCCCTCCGCGCACCGCGGCAAGCTGGAACGCGAGGGTATCCACGACTGA
- a CDS encoding aldehyde dehydrogenase family protein, which yields MAFTAPTVPTVANLIDGQWVNGSGTDTLTVLNPGTGEELTSFTSSNAEDVDRAVAAARAAQPAWAALSARQRSEALHAISIEFASRLTEFIGLEVLDAGKPVTAATEEELPDIADSVRHFAGAARVLSGQAAGEYVAGTTSFVRREPVGVVAGVTPWNYPLWQAVWKIMPALAAGNTVVIKPAEITPLSTVAFAALAAQHLPAGVLNIVNGHGSVVGAALAGHPGVNLVSFTGSTATGRNIAAAAAQNPNRAILELGGNAPVIVFDDVDVDSAAENIVGAALYNAGQECMAATRLIIAESVADRFLEAVVDNLKEVTLGDPTDENTTLGPLISANQLDRVEKLIAGRPASSTVLHGGNRPDRPGFYLEPTLITGLSQDDDLVQQEIFGPVMTAQTFTDEAEAVELANGVDFGLAGSVWTRDIGRGMRVVNALNYGNVWINNHLVVAPDLPIGGLNSSGYGKEGGQLGIEEFTRVKQIGINLT from the coding sequence ATGGCATTCACCGCCCCCACCGTGCCCACCGTCGCCAACCTCATCGATGGCCAGTGGGTCAACGGCTCCGGCACCGACACCCTGACCGTTCTGAACCCGGGCACCGGTGAGGAACTGACATCGTTCACGTCCTCCAACGCCGAGGACGTCGATCGGGCGGTCGCCGCAGCCCGCGCCGCACAACCGGCGTGGGCCGCGCTCTCAGCTCGTCAGCGATCCGAGGCGCTACACGCGATCTCCATCGAATTCGCCAGCCGCCTAACCGAATTCATCGGCTTGGAGGTGCTCGACGCGGGAAAGCCGGTCACCGCGGCCACCGAGGAGGAACTGCCCGACATCGCCGATTCGGTGCGCCACTTCGCTGGCGCCGCCCGAGTGCTGAGCGGTCAGGCAGCCGGCGAATACGTCGCGGGCACCACGAGTTTCGTGCGTCGCGAACCCGTCGGCGTCGTAGCCGGTGTCACACCGTGGAACTACCCGCTGTGGCAGGCGGTCTGGAAGATCATGCCCGCCCTGGCCGCCGGCAACACGGTGGTCATCAAGCCGGCTGAGATCACGCCGCTGTCCACCGTTGCATTCGCCGCCTTGGCTGCCCAGCACCTGCCGGCCGGGGTGCTCAACATCGTCAACGGCCACGGCAGCGTGGTGGGTGCCGCGTTGGCCGGCCACCCCGGAGTCAACCTGGTGTCCTTCACCGGGTCGACGGCCACCGGCCGCAACATCGCCGCGGCGGCGGCTCAGAATCCCAACCGGGCGATCCTCGAACTCGGCGGCAACGCGCCCGTCATCGTCTTCGACGACGTGGATGTCGACTCGGCCGCCGAGAACATCGTCGGTGCCGCCCTGTACAACGCCGGCCAGGAGTGCATGGCCGCCACCAGGCTCATCATCGCTGAATCCGTCGCCGACCGGTTCCTGGAAGCCGTCGTCGACAATCTCAAAGAGGTGACCCTGGGCGACCCGACCGACGAGAACACGACGCTGGGACCGTTGATCTCGGCCAACCAGCTCGACCGCGTCGAGAAGCTGATCGCCGGCCGGCCTGCCTCCTCGACAGTGCTACACGGCGGCAACCGCCCCGATCGGCCGGGCTTCTACCTGGAGCCCACGCTCATCACCGGCCTGAGCCAAGACGACGACCTCGTTCAGCAGGAGATCTTCGGTCCGGTCATGACCGCGCAGACCTTCACCGACGAGGCCGAGGCGGTGGAGCTGGCCAACGGCGTGGACTTCGGCCTGGCCGGATCGGTGTGGACCCGCGATATCGGACGCGGGATGCGCGTGGTCAACGCCCTGAACTACGGCAACGTCTGGATCAACAATCACCTCGTCGTCGCGCCTGACCTGCCGATCGGCGGCCTCAACTCATCCGGCTACGGCAAGGAGGGTGGACAACTCGGCATCGAGGAGTTCACCCGCGTCAAGCAGATCGGCATCAACCTCACCTGA
- a CDS encoding GMC family oxidoreductase: MASETFGPANPTVDVLVIGAGPSGAVVTHTAAAAGLSVTVLEQGDWVNPSDFPANHPEWELLIQHDWSHDPNVRDLPSDYPVDVSESDMWPVMFNAVGGSSIFYGAEWPRLVPSDFRVKTLDGVGDDWPISYDDLKPYHDEVDAFIGVSGVDGDTAYPDGLEYPLPPNPLGKAGIKGAEAANSLGWHWWPGTNAIASQKFKTLEQCGRWGTCEWGCPQGAKASFDLIYMPQAQQLGAKIVTGARVRRVVTDDDTGLATGAEYVDRDGVVQFQPARTVVLCANGVGTPRLLLLSASDRHPNGLANSSDMVGRNLMLHPNCSALGFYEEPLESWRGPAGQLIHSLEFYETDESRGFVRGSKMHILPTPGPLNAIEAHRQLDFEELWGPSVHEVARLAQNGILWAANTEDLPEPHNRVTLSPDLVDSDGLPAPKVEYRISENTRKILKFTVDRMVELHEAAGAVRIITQEIWVDQPGHLLGTARMGDDPATSVVDSYGKTHDVDNLYIADGSIFVTSGSANPTCTISALALRVAKSLVDQVAARKAHA; encoded by the coding sequence ATGGCATCAGAAACTTTCGGTCCCGCGAATCCCACGGTCGACGTCCTCGTGATCGGGGCCGGTCCCTCCGGCGCAGTCGTTACGCACACCGCCGCCGCCGCGGGTCTGAGCGTGACGGTGTTGGAACAGGGGGACTGGGTCAATCCGAGTGACTTCCCGGCGAACCACCCTGAATGGGAACTGCTGATCCAGCACGACTGGTCACACGATCCCAACGTCCGTGACCTTCCGTCGGACTATCCGGTAGACGTCTCGGAGTCCGATATGTGGCCGGTGATGTTCAACGCCGTCGGCGGCAGTTCCATCTTCTACGGCGCGGAATGGCCCCGTCTGGTCCCCTCGGACTTCCGGGTGAAGACACTTGACGGTGTTGGCGACGACTGGCCTATCTCCTATGACGACCTCAAGCCCTACCACGACGAGGTCGACGCGTTCATCGGCGTATCGGGCGTCGACGGCGACACCGCGTATCCCGACGGGCTGGAATACCCGCTGCCCCCGAACCCGCTGGGGAAGGCCGGGATCAAGGGCGCGGAGGCAGCCAACTCATTGGGCTGGCACTGGTGGCCCGGCACGAATGCCATCGCGAGTCAGAAGTTCAAAACCCTTGAGCAGTGCGGTCGTTGGGGCACTTGCGAATGGGGCTGTCCCCAGGGCGCGAAGGCGTCCTTCGACTTGATCTACATGCCCCAGGCCCAGCAACTTGGCGCCAAGATCGTCACCGGCGCCCGAGTCCGCAGGGTCGTGACCGACGATGACACCGGGCTGGCCACCGGCGCGGAGTACGTCGACCGCGACGGTGTGGTGCAGTTTCAGCCCGCCCGCACCGTGGTGCTGTGCGCCAACGGCGTAGGTACGCCGAGGCTGCTGCTCCTGTCCGCCAGTGACAGACACCCCAACGGTCTGGCCAACTCATCGGACATGGTCGGACGAAACCTGATGCTGCACCCCAATTGCAGCGCGCTCGGGTTCTACGAGGAGCCGCTGGAGAGCTGGCGCGGGCCGGCCGGGCAGCTGATCCACTCACTCGAGTTCTACGAAACCGATGAATCGCGTGGCTTCGTGCGCGGCAGCAAGATGCACATCCTGCCGACCCCGGGACCTCTCAACGCCATCGAGGCTCACCGCCAACTCGACTTCGAGGAACTGTGGGGACCGTCAGTGCACGAGGTGGCCCGGCTGGCACAGAACGGGATCCTGTGGGCCGCCAACACCGAGGACCTGCCCGAGCCGCACAACCGCGTAACCCTCTCCCCGGATCTGGTCGACAGCGATGGACTGCCGGCACCCAAGGTCGAGTACCGCATCAGCGAGAACACCCGCAAGATACTGAAATTCACCGTCGATCGCATGGTCGAGCTGCACGAGGCGGCAGGCGCCGTCCGCATCATCACCCAGGAGATCTGGGTGGATCAGCCTGGTCATCTGCTGGGCACCGCCCGCATGGGTGACGACCCGGCGACCTCCGTCGTCGACTCCTACGGCAAGACCCACGATGTCGACAACCTCTACATCGCCGACGGCAGCATCTTCGTCACCTCCGGATCCGCCAACCCGACCTGCACCATCAGCGCCTTGGCGCTGCGCGTCGCCAAGAGCCTCGTTGATCAGGTCGCCGCACGAAAGGCACATGCATGA